The Aspergillus chevalieri M1 DNA, chromosome 5, nearly complete sequence genome includes a region encoding these proteins:
- a CDS encoding uncharacterized protein (COG:S;~EggNog:ENOG410PJYP;~InterPro:IPR013694;~PFAM:PF13757,PF08487), whose amino-acid sequence MMSSHFYHTYSGRQCTIIARQSHVDVATSTIATAVGFLAILPRGLSAGLRNDLSSISRTVLTQTFTNPSSTPLKGVSYTFPLYDGVSVVDYICQVGDRVLYSQVKFKEQANKDYTEAVSQGRQASVLDYSARDVLNVRLGNVKVGEQVVVEITFLSYLKQDAQADGVRYTFPNILAPRYGSLNDNPAFWSRFGNQAQNQSISITVDVLIEKP is encoded by the exons ATGATGTCTTCT CACTTTTATCACACTTACTCGGGGAGACAATGTACTATAATCGCCCGCCAATCCCATGTGGATGTCGCTACTTCGACAATAGCCACGGCGGTTGGGTTCCTGGCGATACTTCCCCGAGGTCTCTCTGCAGGCCTACGCAACGATCTGTCCTCCATCTCCCGGACAGTCCTGACCCAGACCTTCACCAACCCCTCGAGTACACCTCTCAAAGGAGTCTCGTACACTTTTCCATTATATGACGGTGTCAGCGTCGTGGACTACATCTGCCAAGTTGGCGACCGAGTCCTCTACAGTCAGGTCAAATTCAAGGAACAAGCCAATAAAGACTATACCGAAGCCGTATCCCAGGGTCGACAGGCAAGTGTTCTCGACTACAGCGCCAGGGACGTCCTAAATGTCCGGCTGGGGAATGTCAAGGTGGGTGAACAGGTGGTCGTCGAGATTACGTTCCTTAGCTATCTCAAGCAGGATGCTCAGGCGGATGGTGTTCGCTACACGTTTCCGAATATCCTAGCCCCGCGGTATGGTAGCCTGAATGACAACCCGGCATTTTGGTCGCGGTTTGGAAACCAGGCACAAAACCAAAGCATATCCATCACCGTGGATGTCCTCATAGAAAAGCCTTAG